The Arachis ipaensis cultivar K30076 chromosome B07, Araip1.1, whole genome shotgun sequence genome includes a window with the following:
- the LOC107608177 gene encoding myosin-16-like isoform X2 — protein sequence MERIMPKLCSAKIRHTWHSMTLMLPLKALRRHWPWSQTMIKINNEDSNFKQVANQACSSPVLEAFGNAKTVRNNNSSCFGKFVEIQFDQKGRISGAAIRTYLLKRSRVCQVSDPERNYHYFYMLCAAPKEIQKS from the exons ATGGAGAGAATAATGCCAAAGCTTTGTTCTGCCAAGATCAG GCATACATGGCACTCCATGACATTGATGCTGCCGTTGAAAGCTTTAAGAAGGCATTGGCCTTGGAGCCAAACGATG ATAAAAATCAACAATGAAGACAGCAATTTTAAACAAGTAGCAAATCAAGCTTGCTCAAGTCCTGTTTTAGAAGCATTTGGCAACGCCAAGACTGTTAGGAACAATAATTCAAG TTGTTTTGGTAAGTTTGTGGAGATTCAGTTTGATCAAAAAGGGAGAATTTCAGGAGCTGCTATTAGAACTTATTTGCTGAAACGGTCTCGTGTCTGTCAGGTTTCTGATCCTGAGAGAAACTATCATTACTTTTATATGCTTTGTGCTGCACCAAAAGAGATACAGAAGTCTTAA
- the LOC107608177 gene encoding myosin-16-like isoform X1, translating to MERIMPKLCSAKIRHTWHSMTLMLPLKALRRHWPWSQTMVSYAKNKQIKINNEDSNFKQVANQACSSPVLEAFGNAKTVRNNNSSCFGKFVEIQFDQKGRISGAAIRTYLLKRSRVCQVSDPERNYHYFYMLCAAPKEIQKS from the exons ATGGAGAGAATAATGCCAAAGCTTTGTTCTGCCAAGATCAG GCATACATGGCACTCCATGACATTGATGCTGCCGTTGAAAGCTTTAAGAAGGCATTGGCCTTGGAGCCAAACGATG GTTTCATATGCAAAAAATAAACAGATAAAAATCAACAATGAAGACAGCAATTTTAAACAAGTAGCAAATCAAGCTTGCTCAAGTCCTGTTTTAGAAGCATTTGGCAACGCCAAGACTGTTAGGAACAATAATTCAAG TTGTTTTGGTAAGTTTGTGGAGATTCAGTTTGATCAAAAAGGGAGAATTTCAGGAGCTGCTATTAGAACTTATTTGCTGAAACGGTCTCGTGTCTGTCAGGTTTCTGATCCTGAGAGAAACTATCATTACTTTTATATGCTTTGTGCTGCACCAAAAGAGATACAGAAGTCTTAA